One Malaclemys terrapin pileata isolate rMalTer1 chromosome 7, rMalTer1.hap1, whole genome shotgun sequence genomic region harbors:
- the LOC128840808 gene encoding solute carrier family 22 member 6-B-like isoform X2: MSFAELLDHVGGMGRFQIIYVILLTIPVFMLASHNLLQNFTAATSEHHCHVHININNSPYTNFTGKLAAKDLLRVSVPMDSNQQPEKCHRFVTTQWQLLDSNATVTNLTELETEPCADGWVYDKSIFTSTIITEWDLVCDSRQLKQMAQSIYMAGVLAGGIIFGGLSDRFGRRSLLIWCYLQMAVTSTCTAFSPSFTAYCIFRFLTGMAFSGIVMNSVSLSVEWTPTRTPAIVVTMYGYCYTIGQFILAGVAYAIPNWRWLQLVVSLPYFICFIYSWWLVESARWLVIAGRPDEAVKQLQRVARINRKKEGDKLNTEVLRSNMQKEIASAKSSYTFIDLVRTPVVCRISFCLCFVWFSTSFAYYGLAMDLQNFGVNIFLIQLVSGAVDFPAKFISVLTIGFIGRRFTQALTLILAGLSILANIFVPQDLKTLRTVLAVVGKGCLAASFNCVYLYTSELCPTVIRQTGLGLSNTMARLSSIIAPLVKMLEEYIPFLPLIIYGAAPIISGIAATFLPKTLNVPLPETIEEVETRQGSQLRKEKQATVVRSLGTIFKSA, translated from the exons ATGAGTTTTGCCGAGCTCTTAGACCACGTCGGGGGGATGGGTCGCTTCCAAATCATCTATGTGATCTTACTGACTATCCCAGTTTTCATGCTGGCCAGCCATAACCTCCTGCAGAACTTCACTGCTGCCACCTCTGAACACCACTGCCATGTCCATATCAACATCAACAACAGTCCTTACACCAACTTCACTGGAAAACTCGCTGCCAAGGACCTCCTCAGGGTCTCCGTCCCCATGGACAGCAACCAGCAGCCAGAGAAGTGTCACCGCTTTGTCACCACGCAGTGGCAGCTCCTAGACTCCAACGCCACAGTCACAAACCTAACCGAGCTGGAGACTGAACCCTGCGCAGATGGGTGGGTGTATGACAAGAGCATTTTCACCAGCACCATCATTACAGAG TGGGACCTGGTGTGTGACTCCCGGCAGCTGAAGCAAATGGCTCAGTCCATCTACATGGCTGGGGTCCTGGCGGGAGGCATCATCTTTGGAGGTCTGTCAGACAG GTTTGGCCGCAGGTCTCTCTTGATCTGGTGCTATTTGCAGATGGCTGTCACGAGCACCTGCACTGCCTTCTCGCCCAGCTTCACTGCCTACTGCATCTTCCGTTTCCTGACCGGAATGGCCTTCTCGGGCATTGTGATGAACAGTGTCTCTCTGT CTGTAGAATGGACACCCACCCGCACACCGGCCATTGTGGTCACCATGTATGGATACTGCTACACAATCGGGCAGTTCATTCTGGCTGGGGTGGCTTACGCCATCCCCAATTGGCGCTGGCTGCAGCTTGTGGTGTCTTTGCCCTATTTCATCTGCTTCATCTACTCCTG GTGGTTAGTGGAGTCTGCCCGCTGGCTGGTAATAGCCGGCAGACCTGACGAGGCAGTGAAGCAGCTCCAGAGAGTGGCCAGGATAAACCGGAAGAAGGAAGGAGACAAACTTAACACAGAG gtCTTGAGATCCAACATGCAGAAAGAAATAGCCTCTGCAAAGAGCAGCTATACCTTCATCGACCTGGTGCGGACCCCTGTCGTATGCCGGATCTCCTTCTGCCTCTGCTTTGTATG GTTCTCCACCAGCTTTGCCTATTATGGGTTGGCCATGGACCTGCAGAATTTCGGTGTCAATATCTTCCTGATCCAGCTGGTCTCCGGTGCTGTTGATTTCCCAGCAAAGTTCATCTCAGTCCTCACAATCGGCTTCATCGGGCGCCGGTTCACACAGGCCTTGACCCTCATCCTGGCTGGACTCTCTATCCTAGCCAACATCTTTGTCCCACAAG ATCTGAAGACCCTGCGCACCGTTCTGGCTGTCGTTGGAAAAGGCTGTCTTGCTGCCTCCTTTAACTGTGTCTACCTCTACACGAGTGAGCTGTGCCCCACAGTGATTAG GCAGACCGGCTTGGGTTTGAGCAACACCATGGCGCGTCTGAGCAGCATCATTGCCCCATTGGTGAAGATGTTGGAGGAATACATTCCCTTCCTGCCACTGATCATTTATGGTGCTGCCCCAATCATCTCTGGCATTGCAGCGACCTTCCTGCCCAAGACGCTCAACGTGCCATTGCCTGAGACCATAGAGGAGGTGGAGACACG CCAAGGGAGCCAgttaaggaaagaaaaacaagcaactgttgtaaggtctttgggtacaattttcaaaagtgcctaa
- the LOC128840808 gene encoding solute carrier family 22 member 6-B-like isoform X1, with translation MSFAELLDHVGGMGRFQIIYVILLTIPVFMLASHNLLQNFTAATSEHHCHVHININNSPYTNFTGKLAAKDLLRVSVPMDSNQQPEKCHRFVTTQWQLLDSNATVTNLTELETEPCADGWVYDKSIFTSTIITEWDLVCDSRQLKQMAQSIYMAGVLAGGIIFGGLSDRFGRRSLLIWCYLQMAVTSTCTAFSPSFTAYCIFRFLTGMAFSGIVMNSVSLSVEWTPTRTPAIVVTMYGYCYTIGQFILAGVAYAIPNWRWLQLVVSLPYFICFIYSWWLVESARWLVIAGRPDEAVKQLQRVARINRKKEGDKLNTEVLRSNMQKEIASAKSSYTFIDLVRTPVVCRISFCLCFVWFSTSFAYYGLAMDLQNFGVNIFLIQLVSGAVDFPAKFISVLTIGFIGRRFTQALTLILAGLSILANIFVPQDLKTLRTVLAVVGKGCLAASFNCVYLYTSELCPTVIRQTGLGLSNTMARLSSIIAPLVKMLEEYIPFLPLIIYGAAPIISGIAATFLPKTLNVPLPETIEEVETRPRHLRDEQQMKILLKPTMPDPAKGAS, from the exons ATGAGTTTTGCCGAGCTCTTAGACCACGTCGGGGGGATGGGTCGCTTCCAAATCATCTATGTGATCTTACTGACTATCCCAGTTTTCATGCTGGCCAGCCATAACCTCCTGCAGAACTTCACTGCTGCCACCTCTGAACACCACTGCCATGTCCATATCAACATCAACAACAGTCCTTACACCAACTTCACTGGAAAACTCGCTGCCAAGGACCTCCTCAGGGTCTCCGTCCCCATGGACAGCAACCAGCAGCCAGAGAAGTGTCACCGCTTTGTCACCACGCAGTGGCAGCTCCTAGACTCCAACGCCACAGTCACAAACCTAACCGAGCTGGAGACTGAACCCTGCGCAGATGGGTGGGTGTATGACAAGAGCATTTTCACCAGCACCATCATTACAGAG TGGGACCTGGTGTGTGACTCCCGGCAGCTGAAGCAAATGGCTCAGTCCATCTACATGGCTGGGGTCCTGGCGGGAGGCATCATCTTTGGAGGTCTGTCAGACAG GTTTGGCCGCAGGTCTCTCTTGATCTGGTGCTATTTGCAGATGGCTGTCACGAGCACCTGCACTGCCTTCTCGCCCAGCTTCACTGCCTACTGCATCTTCCGTTTCCTGACCGGAATGGCCTTCTCGGGCATTGTGATGAACAGTGTCTCTCTGT CTGTAGAATGGACACCCACCCGCACACCGGCCATTGTGGTCACCATGTATGGATACTGCTACACAATCGGGCAGTTCATTCTGGCTGGGGTGGCTTACGCCATCCCCAATTGGCGCTGGCTGCAGCTTGTGGTGTCTTTGCCCTATTTCATCTGCTTCATCTACTCCTG GTGGTTAGTGGAGTCTGCCCGCTGGCTGGTAATAGCCGGCAGACCTGACGAGGCAGTGAAGCAGCTCCAGAGAGTGGCCAGGATAAACCGGAAGAAGGAAGGAGACAAACTTAACACAGAG gtCTTGAGATCCAACATGCAGAAAGAAATAGCCTCTGCAAAGAGCAGCTATACCTTCATCGACCTGGTGCGGACCCCTGTCGTATGCCGGATCTCCTTCTGCCTCTGCTTTGTATG GTTCTCCACCAGCTTTGCCTATTATGGGTTGGCCATGGACCTGCAGAATTTCGGTGTCAATATCTTCCTGATCCAGCTGGTCTCCGGTGCTGTTGATTTCCCAGCAAAGTTCATCTCAGTCCTCACAATCGGCTTCATCGGGCGCCGGTTCACACAGGCCTTGACCCTCATCCTGGCTGGACTCTCTATCCTAGCCAACATCTTTGTCCCACAAG ATCTGAAGACCCTGCGCACCGTTCTGGCTGTCGTTGGAAAAGGCTGTCTTGCTGCCTCCTTTAACTGTGTCTACCTCTACACGAGTGAGCTGTGCCCCACAGTGATTAG GCAGACCGGCTTGGGTTTGAGCAACACCATGGCGCGTCTGAGCAGCATCATTGCCCCATTGGTGAAGATGTTGGAGGAATACATTCCCTTCCTGCCACTGATCATTTATGGTGCTGCCCCAATCATCTCTGGCATTGCAGCGACCTTCCTGCCCAAGACGCTCAACGTGCCATTGCCTGAGACCATAGAGGAGGTGGAGACACG ACCCAGGCATCTGAGAGATGAACAACAAATGAAGATCCTTCTGAAACCCACCATGCCAGACCCAGCCAAGGGAGCCAgttaa